One part of the Streptomyces sp. AM 2-1-1 genome encodes these proteins:
- the gyrB gene encoding DNA topoisomerase (ATP-hydrolyzing) subunit B has protein sequence MLCQKGRFVADSGNPNENNPSTAGEHGEVTASYDASAITVLEGLDAVRKRPGMYIGSTGERGLHHLVQEVVDNSVDEALAGHADTIDVTILADGGVRVVDNGRGIPVGIVPSEGKPAVEVVLTVLHAGGKFGGGGYAVSGGLHGVGVSVVNALSTRVAVEVKTDGHRWTQEYKLGVPTAPLAQHEATEETGTSVSFWADGDIFDTTEYSFETLARRFQEMAFLNKGLTLKLTDERESAKATVGADEAEASASAEEPPARTVSYHYEGGIVDFVKYLNSRKGDLIHQSVIDIEAEDKERLLSAEIAMQWNTQYTEGVYSFANTIHTHEGGTHEEGFRAALTSLVNRYARDKKLLREKDDNLTGEDVREGLTAIISVKLGEPQFEGQTKTKLGNTEAKTFVQKVVHEQLTDWFDRNPNEAADIIRKGIAASTARVAARKARDLTRRKGLLESASLPGKLSDCQSNDPTKCEIFIVEGDSAGGSAKSGRNPMYQAILPIRGKILNVEKARIDKILQNTEVQALISAFGTGVHEDFDIEKLRYHKIILMADADVDGQHINTLLLTFLFRFMRPLVEAGHVYLSRPPLYKIKWGRDDFEYAYSDRERDALVALGKQNGKRIREDSIQRFKGLGEMNAEELRITTMDIDHRVLGQVTLDDAAQADDLFSVLMGEDVEARRSFIQRNAKDVRFLDI, from the coding sequence GTGCTGTGCCAGAAAGGGCGCTTCGTGGCCGATTCCGGCAACCCCAACGAGAACAACCCGTCCACAGCCGGCGAACACGGCGAGGTCACCGCCTCGTACGACGCCAGCGCGATCACCGTCCTCGAAGGACTGGACGCGGTCCGTAAGCGACCCGGCATGTACATCGGCTCGACCGGTGAGCGTGGACTCCACCACCTCGTGCAGGAAGTCGTCGACAACTCCGTCGACGAGGCCCTCGCCGGGCACGCCGACACGATCGACGTCACGATCCTCGCCGACGGCGGCGTCCGGGTCGTCGACAACGGACGCGGCATCCCGGTCGGCATCGTGCCCTCCGAGGGCAAGCCCGCCGTCGAGGTCGTGCTGACGGTCCTGCACGCGGGCGGCAAGTTCGGGGGCGGCGGCTACGCGGTCTCCGGCGGTCTGCACGGTGTGGGTGTCTCCGTCGTGAACGCCCTCTCCACCAGGGTCGCCGTCGAGGTCAAGACCGACGGCCACCGCTGGACGCAGGAGTACAAGCTCGGCGTGCCGACGGCGCCGCTGGCCCAGCACGAGGCCACCGAGGAGACCGGGACCTCGGTCAGCTTCTGGGCCGACGGGGACATCTTCGACACCACCGAGTACTCCTTCGAGACCCTCGCGCGCCGCTTCCAGGAGATGGCGTTCCTCAACAAGGGCCTCACGCTCAAGCTCACCGACGAGCGCGAGTCGGCGAAGGCGACCGTCGGTGCCGACGAGGCCGAGGCCAGCGCGAGCGCCGAGGAGCCGCCGGCGCGCACCGTCTCGTACCACTACGAGGGCGGCATCGTCGACTTCGTGAAGTACCTCAACTCGCGCAAGGGCGACCTGATCCACCAGTCGGTGATCGACATCGAGGCCGAGGACAAGGAGCGACTCCTCTCGGCCGAGATCGCCATGCAGTGGAACACGCAGTACACCGAGGGCGTGTACTCCTTCGCCAACACGATCCACACGCACGAGGGCGGTACTCACGAAGAGGGCTTCCGCGCCGCGCTGACCTCACTGGTCAACCGGTACGCGCGCGACAAGAAGCTGCTCCGGGAGAAGGACGACAACCTCACCGGCGAGGACGTCCGCGAGGGCCTCACCGCGATCATCTCGGTGAAGCTGGGCGAGCCGCAGTTCGAGGGCCAGACGAAGACCAAGCTGGGCAACACGGAGGCGAAGACCTTCGTGCAGAAGGTCGTCCACGAGCAGCTCACGGACTGGTTCGACCGCAACCCCAACGAAGCGGCCGACATCATTCGCAAGGGCATCGCCGCGTCGACGGCCCGGGTGGCGGCCCGCAAGGCGCGTGACCTGACCCGCCGCAAGGGCCTGCTGGAGAGCGCCTCGCTGCCGGGCAAGCTGAGCGACTGCCAGTCGAACGACCCGACGAAGTGCGAGATCTTCATCGTCGAGGGTGACTCCGCCGGTGGTTCGGCGAAGTCCGGCCGCAACCCGATGTACCAGGCCATCCTGCCGATCCGCGGCAAGATCCTGAACGTCGAGAAGGCCCGGATCGACAAGATCCTCCAGAACACCGAGGTCCAGGCGCTGATCTCGGCGTTCGGTACCGGGGTGCACGAGGACTTCGACATCGAGAAGCTCCGCTATCACAAGATCATCCTGATGGCGGACGCCGACGTCGACGGCCAGCACATCAACACCCTGCTGCTGACCTTCCTCTTCCGCTTCATGCGCCCGCTGGTCGAGGCCGGTCACGTCTACCTCTCGCGCCCGCCGCTCTACAAGATCAAGTGGGGCCGGGACGACTTCGAGTACGCCTACTCGGACCGCGAGCGGGACGCCCTCGTGGCGCTCGGCAAGCAGAACGGCAAGCGGATCAGGGAAGACTCGATCCAGCGCTTCAAGGGCCTCGGCGAGATGAACGCCGAGGAGCTGCGCATCACCACGATGGACATCGACCACCGGGTGCTCGGCCAGGTCACCCTCGACGACGCGGCGCAGGCGGACGACCTCTTCTCGGTGCTGATGGGGGAGGACGTCGAGGCACGGCGCTCGTTCATCCAGCGCAATGCCAAGGACGTCCGCTTCCTCGACATCTGA
- a CDS encoding DciA family protein, translating to MDLARVALRAAKEQAAARGAAVQQRRQAGRGGGLRSGARSDGRDPLALGSAINRLITERGWETPAAVGGVMGRWPQIVGADLAKHCVPLKYDEAPEARVLTVQCTSTAWATQLRLLAPQLVARLNADLGQGTVRVIKVLGPGGPQRRYGPLRAPGSTGPGDTYG from the coding sequence GTGGACCTGGCCCGGGTGGCGCTGCGGGCGGCGAAGGAGCAGGCCGCGGCGCGCGGCGCGGCGGTCCAGCAGCGCAGACAGGCCGGACGCGGGGGCGGACTGCGCTCCGGCGCCCGGTCCGACGGCCGGGACCCGCTGGCCCTTGGCTCGGCGATCAACCGGCTGATCACCGAACGGGGCTGGGAGACGCCCGCCGCGGTGGGCGGCGTGATGGGCCGGTGGCCGCAGATCGTGGGCGCCGACCTGGCCAAGCACTGCGTACCGCTGAAGTACGACGAGGCACCCGAGGCCCGGGTGCTGACGGTCCAGTGCACCTCGACGGCGTGGGCGACGCAGTTGCGGCTGCTCGCGCCCCAGCTGGTGGCGCGGCTCAACGCCGACCTCGGGCAGGGCACGGTCCGCGTGATCAAGGTGCTCGGTCCCGGCGGACCGCAGCGCCGGTACGGGCCGCTGCGCGCCCCCGGTTCGACCGGTCCCGGCGACACGTACGGCTGA
- the recF gene encoding DNA replication/repair protein RecF yields MHVTHLSLADFRSYARAEVPLDPGVTAFVGANGQGKTNLVEAVGYLATLGSHRVSSDAPLVRMGAERAVVRASVTQGERSQLIELELNPGRANRARINRSSQVRPRDVVGILRTVLFAPEDLALVKGDPGERRRFLDELVTARTPRMAGVRSDYERVLKQRNTLLKSAAMARRHGGRSMDMSTLDVWDQHLARVGAELLAQRLDLIAVLQPLTDKAYGDVAPGGGPVGLEYRSSVDENPARTRDELYEQVLAALAGVRKQEIERGVTLVGPHRDDLLLGLRQMPAKGYASHGESWSYALALRLASYELLRAEGNEPVLVLDDVFAELDARRRERLAELVAPAEQVLVTAAVDDDVPGVLAGTRYEVAAGEVTRL; encoded by the coding sequence ATGCACGTCACGCATCTCTCGCTGGCCGACTTCCGCTCGTACGCCCGGGCCGAGGTTCCTCTCGACCCGGGCGTCACCGCGTTCGTGGGGGCCAACGGCCAGGGCAAGACCAACCTCGTCGAAGCGGTCGGCTACCTCGCCACCCTCGGCAGCCACCGCGTCTCCTCGGACGCCCCCCTGGTGCGGATGGGGGCCGAGCGGGCCGTCGTCCGGGCCTCGGTGACCCAGGGCGAGCGCTCCCAGCTGATCGAACTGGAGCTGAACCCGGGCCGCGCCAACCGCGCCCGGATCAACCGCTCCTCGCAGGTACGGCCCCGTGACGTGGTGGGCATCCTGCGGACCGTGCTCTTCGCCCCCGAGGACCTGGCGCTGGTCAAGGGCGACCCCGGGGAGCGGCGCCGGTTCCTCGACGAACTGGTCACCGCCCGCACACCCCGGATGGCGGGTGTCCGCTCCGACTACGAGCGGGTGCTGAAGCAGCGCAACACCCTGCTGAAGTCCGCCGCGATGGCCCGCCGCCACGGTGGCCGCTCCATGGACATGTCCACGCTCGACGTCTGGGACCAGCACCTGGCCCGGGTCGGAGCCGAACTGCTCGCGCAGCGGCTCGACCTGATCGCCGTCCTCCAGCCGCTCACCGACAAGGCGTACGGCGACGTCGCACCGGGTGGCGGCCCGGTGGGCCTGGAGTACCGCAGCTCGGTGGACGAGAACCCGGCCCGCACCCGCGACGAGCTGTACGAGCAGGTGCTGGCCGCGCTCGCCGGCGTACGGAAGCAGGAGATCGAGCGCGGGGTGACCCTGGTCGGTCCGCACCGGGACGACCTGCTGCTGGGCCTGCGCCAGATGCCCGCGAAGGGGTACGCGAGCCACGGCGAGTCATGGTCGTACGCGCTGGCGCTGCGGCTCGCCTCGTACGAGCTGCTGCGGGCGGAGGGCAACGAACCGGTGCTCGTCCTCGACGACGTCTTCGCCGAGCTGGACGCGCGGCGCCGCGAGCGCCTCGCGGAGCTGGTGGCGCCGGCCGAGCAGGTACTGGTGACGGCCGCCGTGGACGACGACGTGCCGGGGGTCCTCGCGGGCACCCGGTACGAGGTCGCGGCCGGCGAGGTGACCCGGCTGTGA
- the gyrA gene encoding DNA gyrase subunit A, producing MADENTPVTPEEQPAAAGVGMRVEPVGLETEMQRSYLDYAMSVIVSRALPDVRDGLKPVHRRVLYAMYDGGYRPEKGFYKCARVVGDVMGTYHPHGDSSIYDALVRLAQHWSMRMPLVDSNGNFGSPGNDPAAAMRYTECKMMPLSMEMVRDIDEETVDFKDNYDGRNQEPVVLPARFPNLLINGSAGIAVGMATNIPPHNLREVAAGAQWYLEHPEASHEELLDALLERIKGPDFPTGALVVGRKGIEEAYRTGRGSITMRAVVAVEEIQNRQCLVVTELPYQTNPDNLAQKIADLVKDGKIGGIADVRDETSSRTGQRLVVVLKRDAVAKVVLNNLYKHTDLQTNFGANMLALVDGVPRTLSIDAFIRHWVTHQIEVIVRRTKFRLRKAEERAHILRGLLKALDAIDEVIALIRRSQTVEVAREGLMGLLEIDELQANAILEMQLRRLAALEHQKITAEHDELQAKINEYNAILASPERQRQIVSEELAAIVEKFGDDRRSKLVPFDGDMSIEDLIQEEDIVVTISRGGYVKRTKTDDYRSQKRGGKGVRGTKLKEDDIVDHFFVSTTHHWLLFFTNKGRVYRAKAYELPDAGRDARGQHVANLLAFQPDERIAQILAIRDYEAVPYLILATKGGLVKKTALKDYDSPRSGGVIAINLRETADGSDDELIGAELVSADDDLLLISRKAQSIRFTATDDALRPMGRATSGVKGMSFREGDELLSMNVVRPGTFVFTATDGGYAKRTPVDEYRVQGRGGLGIKAAKIVEDRGTLVGALVVEETDEILAITLGGGVIRTRVNEVRETGRDTMGVQLINLGKRDAVVGIARNAEAGREAEEVDGTSEAEDGSDEVSAEGLAEGTVEGTEPSTGEHEE from the coding sequence ATGGCCGACGAGAACACCCCTGTGACACCGGAAGAACAGCCCGCCGCGGCCGGCGTGGGCATGCGTGTCGAGCCCGTGGGGCTCGAGACGGAGATGCAGCGCTCCTACCTCGACTACGCGATGTCCGTCATCGTCTCGCGTGCGCTCCCCGACGTGCGGGACGGCCTCAAGCCCGTCCACCGCCGGGTGCTCTACGCGATGTACGACGGTGGGTACCGCCCCGAGAAGGGCTTCTACAAGTGCGCCCGCGTCGTCGGTGACGTCATGGGTACGTACCACCCGCACGGCGACTCCTCGATCTACGACGCCCTGGTGCGCCTCGCGCAGCACTGGTCGATGCGCATGCCGCTGGTGGACTCCAACGGCAACTTCGGTTCCCCGGGCAACGACCCGGCCGCCGCCATGCGGTACACCGAGTGCAAGATGATGCCGCTCTCCATGGAGATGGTCCGCGACATCGACGAGGAGACCGTCGATTTCAAGGACAACTACGACGGCCGCAACCAGGAGCCGGTGGTCCTGCCGGCGCGCTTCCCGAACCTGCTGATCAACGGTTCGGCCGGTATCGCGGTCGGCATGGCGACCAACATCCCGCCGCACAACCTCCGCGAGGTCGCGGCCGGCGCCCAGTGGTACCTGGAGCACCCGGAGGCCTCGCACGAGGAGCTCCTGGACGCGCTGCTCGAACGCATCAAGGGCCCGGACTTCCCGACCGGCGCGCTGGTCGTGGGCCGCAAGGGCATCGAGGAGGCGTACCGCACCGGTCGCGGCTCCATCACGATGCGCGCGGTCGTCGCGGTCGAGGAGATCCAGAACCGGCAGTGCCTGGTCGTCACGGAGCTTCCGTACCAGACCAACCCGGACAACCTCGCGCAGAAGATCGCCGACCTGGTGAAGGACGGCAAGATCGGCGGGATCGCGGACGTCCGCGACGAGACCTCCTCGCGCACCGGTCAGCGCCTGGTCGTCGTGCTCAAGCGCGACGCGGTCGCCAAGGTCGTGCTGAACAACCTCTACAAGCACACCGACCTCCAGACGAACTTCGGCGCCAACATGCTGGCGCTCGTCGACGGGGTGCCGCGCACCCTCTCGATCGACGCGTTCATCCGCCACTGGGTGACGCACCAGATCGAGGTCATCGTCCGGCGCACGAAGTTCCGGCTGCGCAAGGCGGAGGAGCGGGCGCACATCCTGCGTGGCCTCCTGAAGGCCCTGGACGCCATCGACGAGGTCATCGCCCTCATCCGGCGCAGCCAGACCGTGGAGGTGGCGCGGGAGGGCCTGATGGGCCTCCTGGAGATCGACGAGCTCCAGGCGAACGCGATCCTGGAGATGCAGCTGCGCCGTTTGGCCGCGCTGGAGCACCAGAAGATCACCGCGGAGCACGACGAGCTCCAGGCGAAGATCAACGAGTACAACGCGATCCTGGCCTCGCCCGAGCGGCAGCGCCAGATCGTCAGTGAGGAACTGGCGGCGATCGTCGAGAAGTTCGGCGACGACCGGCGTTCCAAGCTGGTCCCCTTCGACGGTGACATGTCCATCGAGGACCTGATCCAGGAAGAGGACATCGTCGTCACGATCTCCCGCGGCGGCTACGTGAAGCGCACGAAGACGGACGACTACCGCTCGCAGAAGCGCGGCGGCAAGGGCGTGCGGGGCACGAAGCTGAAGGAAGACGACATCGTCGACCACTTCTTCGTGTCGACGACCCACCACTGGCTGCTGTTCTTCACGAACAAGGGCCGGGTCTACCGCGCGAAGGCGTACGAACTCCCGGACGCCGGCCGGGACGCGCGGGGCCAGCACGTGGCGAACCTGCTGGCCTTCCAGCCGGACGAGCGGATCGCGCAGATCCTCGCGATCCGCGACTACGAGGCGGTGCCCTACCTCATCCTGGCCACCAAGGGCGGCCTGGTGAAGAAGACGGCGCTCAAGGACTACGACTCGCCCCGTTCCGGCGGTGTCATCGCGATCAACCTGCGGGAGACCGCGGACGGCAGCGACGACGAGCTGATCGGCGCGGAGCTGGTGTCGGCCGACGACGACCTGCTGCTCATCAGCAGGAAGGCCCAGTCGATCAGGTTCACCGCGACCGACGACGCGCTGCGCCCGATGGGCCGCGCCACCTCGGGCGTCAAGGGCATGAGCTTCCGCGAAGGCGACGAGCTGCTCTCGATGAACGTCGTCAGGCCCGGTACGTTCGTCTTCACCGCGACCGACGGCGGGTACGCGAAGCGCACCCCCGTCGACGAGTACCGCGTCCAGGGACGTGGCGGTCTGGGCATCAAGGCCGCCAAGATCGTGGAGGACCGCGGGACCCTCGTGGGGGCCCTGGTGGTGGAGGAGACGGACGAAATCCTCGCCATCACCCTCGGCGGTGGTGTGATTCGCACGCGAGTCAATGAAGTCAGGGAGACGGGCCGTGACACCATGGGCGTCCAACTGATCAATCTGGGCAAGCGGGATGCCGTCGTCGGCATCGCGCGCAACGCCGAGGCGGGCCGTGAGGCGGAAGAGGTCGATGGGACCTCCGAGGCCGAGGACGGTTCGGACGAGGTATCGGCCGAAGGTCTGGCCGAGGGCACTGTCGAGGGCACGGAGCCCTCGACCGGGGAGCACGAGGAGTAA